The following proteins are encoded in a genomic region of Vulpes vulpes isolate BD-2025 chromosome X, VulVul3, whole genome shotgun sequence:
- the TIMM8A gene encoding mitochondrial import inner membrane translocase subunit Tim8 A — protein sequence MDSSSSSSAAGLGSVDPQLQHFIEVETQKQRFQQLVHQMTELCWEKCMDKPGPKLDSRAEACFVNCVERFIDTSQFILNRLEQTQKSKPVFSESLSD from the exons ATGGATTCCTCCTCGTCTTCATCCGCGGCGGGTTTGGGCTCGGTGGATCCACAGCTGCAGCATTTCATCGAGGTGGAGACTCAAAAGCAACGCTTCCAGCAACTGGTGCACCAGATGACGGAACTTTGTTGG GAGAAGTGCATGGACAAGCCTGGGCCAAAGTTGGACAGTCGGGCTGAGGCCTGTTTTGTGAACTGCGTTGAGCGCTTCATTGATACAAGCCAATTCATCTTGAATCGACTGGAACAGACCCAGAAATCCAAGCCAGTTTTCTCAGAAAGCCTTTCTGACTGA